Within the Methanobacterium sp. BRmetb2 genome, the region ATGGAATTCCCCTTAACTATTAAAGCTACCTGTTATGGTGCATTGATATATGGAGAAGAAAAGTACGTTAAACAGGCTATTAAAAAAATAAGGGATATAGATCCATGTAATATATTCACCAAAGATCGAGGATTTCCTCCAGGAGATCCCCGGAGATGCAGAGGACATAGAGGTGCTGCACGTGAAGGTTTTCATCAATTGGAATCTGAATTTAGTTTGCTGGACTATGTAGGGGAAGCCTTGAAAACACCTAAAAAAGTCAAGATTGAAAAACCTGAAAAAATACCTGTTGAAACTTTTAAGAAAATTATAAAGGAAGAAGAGGGCGAAAAATGAATATAACTCCTTCAGCCAGTGGTAAA harbors:
- a CDS encoding methanogenesis marker 6 protein, giving the protein MLQKENQNEDDKVTRMIILGPSANISQTELVQKLHMMEFPLTIKATCYGALIYGEEKYVKQAIKKIRDIDPCNIFTKDRGFPPGDPRRCRGHRGAAREGFHQLESEFSLLDYVGEALKTPKKVKIEKPEKIPVETFKKIIKEEEGEK